From the genome of Phyllostomus discolor isolate MPI-MPIP mPhyDis1 chromosome 12, mPhyDis1.pri.v3, whole genome shotgun sequence, one region includes:
- the NECTIN2 gene encoding nectin-2 isoform X3, which produces MARAAALPPSRSSPTPRLLPLLLLLLPLREAGAQDGQVQMPPEVRGLLGDTVKLPCHLLSQGPKVNVSQVTWQRLDPSGKTQSVAAFHPSHGLSFPSPQFSSERLSFLAMGLGPGARPSPEMQDATLVLQGLRVEDEGNYSCEFATFPQGTSRGVTWLRAIVQPHNQADAQEVTVGSEPVPVARCVSTGGRPPARISWFSPLNGEARESEVPGPAVGTVTVTSRYTLVPSSQADGAKVTCKVEHEAFKEPNLLPVTLSVHYPPEVSISGYDDNWYLGRTEVTLNCDVRSNPEPTEYVWSTTSGDLPASAKGQGPELIVYSVDRLANTTFVCTVSNALGMGRAEQVVLVRDTPRASPRDEGPMVWGAVGGTLLVLLLLAGGALAFILLRMRRRKSPGGGGAGGTGGEGRDSGRGSYNPKTEVFENGGPVYWTTAPGPLRPDGKDTEEGFEEEEEKAEKGLMLPPSPALEDDMESQLDGSLISRRAVYV; this is translated from the exons GAGCCCAGGATGGGCAAGTTCAAATGCCACCCGAGGTGCGGGGCCTGTTGGGGGACACGGTGAAGCTGCCATGCCACCTACTGTCACAAGGCCCTAAAGTCAACGTCTCGCAGGTGACGTGGCAGCGCCTGGACCCATCCGGGAAAACCCAGAGCGTGGCTGCCTTCCATCCGTCCCATGGTCTCAGCTTCCCCAGCCCACAGTTCAGCAGCGAGCGGCTGTCCTTCCTCGCCAtggggctggggcccggggcccggcccagcccagaaATGCAGGACGCCACACTGGTCCTCCAGGGGCTGAGAGTGGAGGACGAGGGCAACTACTCCTGCGAGTTTGCTACCTTCCCCCAGGGCACCAGTCGTGGGGTGACCTGGCTTCGAGCCATCG tccagccccacaACCAGGCGGATGCGCAGGAGGTCACCGTCGGCTCCGAGCCGGTGCCCGTGGCCCGCTGTGTCTCCACTgggggccgcccgcccgcccggatCTCCTGGTTCTCACCCCTGAACGGAGAGGCCAGGGAGAGCGAGGTGCCCGGGCCCGCGGTCGGCACAGTCACGGTCACCAGCCGCTACACCTTGGTGCCCTCGAGCCAAGCAGATGGTGCCAAGGTCACCTGCAAAGTGGAGCACGAGGCCTTCAAGGAGCCAAACCTGCTGCCCGTGACCCTCTCCGTGCACT ATCCCCCCGAGGTCTCCATCTCTGGCTATGATGACAACTGGTACCTCGGCCGCACTGAAGTCACCCTGAACTGTGACGTCCGCAGCAACCCGGAGCCCACAGAATACGTCTGGAGCAC GACGTCAGGCGACTTGCCAGCCTCAGCAAAAGGCCAGGGCCCCGAGCTGATCGTCTACTCGGTGGACAGACTGGCCAACACCACCTTCGTCTGCACCGTCAGCAACGCCCTGGGCATGGGCCGCGCCGAGCAGGTGGTCCTCGTCCGAG aCACCCCCCGGGCCTCTCCCCGAGACGAGGGTCCCATGGTGTGGGGGGCCGTGGGGGGGAcactgctggtgctgctgcttctGGCTGGGGGGGCCTTGGCCTTCATCCtgctgaggatgaggaggaggaagagccctggaggaggaggagcaggaggaacagGAGGAGAAGGACGAGACAGCGGCCGAGGATCCTACAATCCGAAAACTGAAGTGTTTGAGAACGGGGGCCCCGTCTACTGGACCACAGCCCCCGGGCCCCTGCGGCCAGACGGCAAGGACACGGAAGAGGGCTtcgaggaagaggaggagaaggcagagaaaggccTCATGCTGCCTCCGTCCCCGGCGCTCGAGGACGACATGGAGTCCCAGCTGGACGGCTCCCTCATCTCCCGACGGGCGGTTTACGTGTGA
- the NECTIN2 gene encoding nectin-2 isoform X1, whose translation MARAAALPPSRSSPTPRLLPLLLLLLPLREAGAQDGQVQMPPEVRGLLGDTVKLPCHLLSQGPKVNVSQVTWQRLDPSGKTQSVAAFHPSHGLSFPSPQFSSERLSFLAMGLGPGARPSPEMQDATLVLQGLRVEDEGNYSCEFATFPQGTSRGVTWLRAIVQPHNQADAQEVTVGSEPVPVARCVSTGGRPPARISWFSPLNGEARESEVPGPAVGTVTVTSRYTLVPSSQADGAKVTCKVEHEAFKEPNLLPVTLSVHYPPEVSISGYDDNWYLGRTEVTLNCDVRSNPEPTEYVWSTTSGDLPASAKGQGPELIVYSVDRLANTTFVCTVSNALGMGRAEQVVLVRESPNTAGAGATGGIIGGIIAAIIATAVIATAILICRQQRKEQRLQAAEEEEEDLEGPPSYKPPTPKTKLEEPEMPSQLFTLGPSEHSPLKTPYFDAGISIAEQIGTQEMPRYHELPTLEERPGPLLLGATSLGSPILVPPGPPVAKRISLDLEDEDDEDENYLDKINPIYDALSYSSTSDSYQGKGFVMSRAMYV comes from the exons GAGCCCAGGATGGGCAAGTTCAAATGCCACCCGAGGTGCGGGGCCTGTTGGGGGACACGGTGAAGCTGCCATGCCACCTACTGTCACAAGGCCCTAAAGTCAACGTCTCGCAGGTGACGTGGCAGCGCCTGGACCCATCCGGGAAAACCCAGAGCGTGGCTGCCTTCCATCCGTCCCATGGTCTCAGCTTCCCCAGCCCACAGTTCAGCAGCGAGCGGCTGTCCTTCCTCGCCAtggggctggggcccggggcccggcccagcccagaaATGCAGGACGCCACACTGGTCCTCCAGGGGCTGAGAGTGGAGGACGAGGGCAACTACTCCTGCGAGTTTGCTACCTTCCCCCAGGGCACCAGTCGTGGGGTGACCTGGCTTCGAGCCATCG tccagccccacaACCAGGCGGATGCGCAGGAGGTCACCGTCGGCTCCGAGCCGGTGCCCGTGGCCCGCTGTGTCTCCACTgggggccgcccgcccgcccggatCTCCTGGTTCTCACCCCTGAACGGAGAGGCCAGGGAGAGCGAGGTGCCCGGGCCCGCGGTCGGCACAGTCACGGTCACCAGCCGCTACACCTTGGTGCCCTCGAGCCAAGCAGATGGTGCCAAGGTCACCTGCAAAGTGGAGCACGAGGCCTTCAAGGAGCCAAACCTGCTGCCCGTGACCCTCTCCGTGCACT ATCCCCCCGAGGTCTCCATCTCTGGCTATGATGACAACTGGTACCTCGGCCGCACTGAAGTCACCCTGAACTGTGACGTCCGCAGCAACCCGGAGCCCACAGAATACGTCTGGAGCAC GACGTCAGGCGACTTGCCAGCCTCAGCAAAAGGCCAGGGCCCCGAGCTGATCGTCTACTCGGTGGACAGACTGGCCAACACCACCTTCGTCTGCACCGTCAGCAACGCCCTGGGCATGGGCCGCGCCGAGCAGGTGGTCCTCGTCCGAG AGTCCCCCAACACAGCAGGTGCAGGGGCCACGGGCGGCATCATCGGGGGCATCATCGCTGCCATCATTGCTACTGCTGTGATTGCCACAGCCATCCTCATCTGCCGGCAGCAGCGGAAGGAACAGAGGTTGCAGgcggcagaggaggaggaggagga CCTGGAGGGGCCTCCCTCGTACAAGCCGCCCACACCAAAGACAAAGCTGGAGGAGCCAGAGATG CCCTCCCAGCTCTTCACTCTTGGGCCTTCGGAGCACAGCCCACTGAAGACCCCCTACTTCGATGCTGGCATCTCCATCGCTGAGCAGATAGGAACTcag GAAATGCCTCGGTACCATGAGCTACCCACCTTAGAAGAGCGACCGGGGCCCTTGCTCCTGGGGGCCACAAGCCTGGGGTCCCCCATCCTGGTGCCTCCAGGGCCGCCTGTTGCAAAGAGGATTTCCTTGGACCTAGAAGATGAGGATGATGAGGACGAAAACTACCTGGACAAGATCAACCCCATCTATGATGCCCTGTCCTACTCTAGCACCTCTGATTCCTACCAGGGCAAAGGCTTTGTCATGTCCCGGGCCATGTATGTGTGA
- the NECTIN2 gene encoding nectin-2 isoform X2: MARAAALPPSRSSPTPRLLPLLLLLLPLREAGAQDGQVQMPPEVRGLLGDTVKLPCHLLSQGPKVNVSQVTWQRLDPSGKTQSVAAFHPSHGLSFPSPQFSSERLSFLAMGLGPGARPSPEMQDATLVLQGLRVEDEGNYSCEFATFPQGTSRGVTWLRAIVQPHNQADAQEVTVGSEPVPVARCVSTGGRPPARISWFSPLNGEARESEVPGPAVGTVTVTSRYTLVPSSQADGAKVTCKVEHEAFKEPNLLPVTLSVHYPPEVSISGYDDNWYLGRTEVTLNCDVRSNPEPTEYVWSTTSGDLPASAKGQGPELIVYSVDRLANTTFVCTVSNALGMGRAEQVVLVRESPNTAGAGATGGIIGGIIAAIIATAVIATAILICRQQRKEQRLQAAEEEEDLEGPPSYKPPTPKTKLEEPEMPSQLFTLGPSEHSPLKTPYFDAGISIAEQIGTQEMPRYHELPTLEERPGPLLLGATSLGSPILVPPGPPVAKRISLDLEDEDDEDENYLDKINPIYDALSYSSTSDSYQGKGFVMSRAMYV, from the exons GAGCCCAGGATGGGCAAGTTCAAATGCCACCCGAGGTGCGGGGCCTGTTGGGGGACACGGTGAAGCTGCCATGCCACCTACTGTCACAAGGCCCTAAAGTCAACGTCTCGCAGGTGACGTGGCAGCGCCTGGACCCATCCGGGAAAACCCAGAGCGTGGCTGCCTTCCATCCGTCCCATGGTCTCAGCTTCCCCAGCCCACAGTTCAGCAGCGAGCGGCTGTCCTTCCTCGCCAtggggctggggcccggggcccggcccagcccagaaATGCAGGACGCCACACTGGTCCTCCAGGGGCTGAGAGTGGAGGACGAGGGCAACTACTCCTGCGAGTTTGCTACCTTCCCCCAGGGCACCAGTCGTGGGGTGACCTGGCTTCGAGCCATCG tccagccccacaACCAGGCGGATGCGCAGGAGGTCACCGTCGGCTCCGAGCCGGTGCCCGTGGCCCGCTGTGTCTCCACTgggggccgcccgcccgcccggatCTCCTGGTTCTCACCCCTGAACGGAGAGGCCAGGGAGAGCGAGGTGCCCGGGCCCGCGGTCGGCACAGTCACGGTCACCAGCCGCTACACCTTGGTGCCCTCGAGCCAAGCAGATGGTGCCAAGGTCACCTGCAAAGTGGAGCACGAGGCCTTCAAGGAGCCAAACCTGCTGCCCGTGACCCTCTCCGTGCACT ATCCCCCCGAGGTCTCCATCTCTGGCTATGATGACAACTGGTACCTCGGCCGCACTGAAGTCACCCTGAACTGTGACGTCCGCAGCAACCCGGAGCCCACAGAATACGTCTGGAGCAC GACGTCAGGCGACTTGCCAGCCTCAGCAAAAGGCCAGGGCCCCGAGCTGATCGTCTACTCGGTGGACAGACTGGCCAACACCACCTTCGTCTGCACCGTCAGCAACGCCCTGGGCATGGGCCGCGCCGAGCAGGTGGTCCTCGTCCGAG AGTCCCCCAACACAGCAGGTGCAGGGGCCACGGGCGGCATCATCGGGGGCATCATCGCTGCCATCATTGCTACTGCTGTGATTGCCACAGCCATCCTCATCTGCCGGCAGCAGCGGAAGGAACAGAGGTTGCAGgcggcagaggaggaggagga CCTGGAGGGGCCTCCCTCGTACAAGCCGCCCACACCAAAGACAAAGCTGGAGGAGCCAGAGATG CCCTCCCAGCTCTTCACTCTTGGGCCTTCGGAGCACAGCCCACTGAAGACCCCCTACTTCGATGCTGGCATCTCCATCGCTGAGCAGATAGGAACTcag GAAATGCCTCGGTACCATGAGCTACCCACCTTAGAAGAGCGACCGGGGCCCTTGCTCCTGGGGGCCACAAGCCTGGGGTCCCCCATCCTGGTGCCTCCAGGGCCGCCTGTTGCAAAGAGGATTTCCTTGGACCTAGAAGATGAGGATGATGAGGACGAAAACTACCTGGACAAGATCAACCCCATCTATGATGCCCTGTCCTACTCTAGCACCTCTGATTCCTACCAGGGCAAAGGCTTTGTCATGTCCCGGGCCATGTATGTGTGA